One genomic window of Novosphingobium aureum includes the following:
- a CDS encoding helix-turn-helix domain-containing protein yields the protein MAPRKDDAEGEGTRIVVRLDDLLYARRMTLTQLAESIGITLANLSILKTGKAKAIRFSTLEAICRELDCQPGDLLAYAGEDLADPPE from the coding sequence ATGGCCCCGCGCAAGGACGACGCTGAAGGCGAAGGTACGCGTATCGTGGTCAGGCTCGATGACCTGCTCTACGCGCGCCGCATGACGCTGACCCAGCTGGCCGAGAGCATCGGCATCACGCTGGCCAACCTTTCAATCCTCAAGACCGGCAAGGCCAAGGCGATCCGCTTCTCCACGCTCGAGGCGATCTGCCGCGAGCTGGACTGCCAGCCCGGTGATCTGCTCGCCTATGCGGGGGAGGACCTCGCCGACCCGCCCGAGTAA
- a CDS encoding DUF2975 domain-containing protein, producing the protein MKVLIKDPLLTVARGLLWFLMAAMVVGALACLAAMVSLFAFGAQVTLELAREAPGLDFAQVRWGAELVLALVIGLLAMVVRMLWLLKQMVDSVGEGDPFVPENAARLTQMAWLTLAVQLIFLPIAGVATWLHNIIEESGKDVGHVSIDGGFDLNGLLLMLILFILARVFRKGAEMRADLEGMV; encoded by the coding sequence ATGAAAGTGCTGATCAAGGATCCGCTTCTCACTGTCGCGCGCGGCCTGTTGTGGTTCCTCATGGCTGCGATGGTCGTCGGGGCGCTGGCTTGCCTTGCTGCGATGGTCAGTCTCTTTGCCTTCGGAGCGCAGGTGACGCTCGAACTGGCCCGCGAGGCACCGGGGCTCGACTTCGCGCAAGTGCGCTGGGGTGCAGAGCTGGTGCTGGCGCTGGTCATCGGCCTGCTGGCTATGGTCGTGCGCATGCTGTGGTTGCTCAAGCAAATGGTGGATTCGGTGGGTGAAGGCGATCCCTTCGTTCCCGAAAATGCAGCGCGCCTTACGCAGATGGCCTGGCTGACCCTCGCGGTCCAGCTGATCTTCCTGCCGATCGCCGGGGTCGCCACCTGGCTGCACAACATAATCGAGGAATCGGGCAAGGACGTGGGGCATGTCAGCATAGACGGTGGCTTCGATCTCAACGGCCTGCTGCTCATGCTGATCCTGTTCATCCTCGCCCGCGTCTTCCGCAAGGGTGCCGAGATGCGCGCCGATCTCGAGGGGATGGTGTGA
- the rplJ gene encoding 50S ribosomal protein L10: MDRSQKADSVAQLNAVFNEVGVVVITRNLGLSVAQSSELRAKIREAGATYKVAKNRLAKIAIADTDYVGIGDFLVGPTAIATSVDPVAAAKAVVDFAKTTDKIEIVGGAMGANVLDADGIKALATMPSLDELRAKLIGLVQAPATKIAQLSTAPAAKLARVFNAYAEKDAA; the protein is encoded by the coding sequence ATGGATCGTTCGCAGAAAGCCGATTCGGTCGCCCAGCTCAACGCGGTCTTCAACGAGGTCGGCGTGGTGGTCATCACCCGCAACCTCGGCCTCTCGGTGGCTCAGTCCTCCGAGCTGCGCGCGAAGATTCGTGAAGCCGGTGCGACTTACAAGGTTGCCAAGAACCGTCTTGCCAAGATCGCCATCGCGGACACCGACTATGTCGGTATCGGTGACTTCCTTGTCGGCCCGACGGCCATCGCCACCTCGGTGGACCCCGTCGCTGCTGCCAAGGCCGTCGTCGACTTCGCCAAGACGACCGACAAGATCGAGATCGTCGGCGGCGCGATGGGCGCAAACGTTCTGGATGCAGATGGTATCAAGGCTCTCGCCACGATGCCCTCGCTCGACGAACTGCGCGCCAAGCTCATCGGTCTCGTCCAGGCTCCGGCCACGAAGATCGCCCAGCTCTCGACCGCTCCGGCGGCCAAGCTGGCCCGCGTCTTCAACGCCTACGCCGAGAAGGACGCTGCCTGA
- the rpoC gene encoding DNA-directed RNA polymerase subunit beta' — MNDLTKFTNQMAKPETFDQIQIGLASPERIRSWSFGEIKKPETINYRTFKPERDGLFCARIFGPVKDYECLCGKYKRMKYKGVVCEKCGVEVTVTKVRRERMGHIELAAPVAHIWFLKSLPSRIGLLLDMQLKLLERVLYFESYIVIEPGLTPLEKYQLLTEDELLDAQDEYGEDAFSAGIGAEAVKHMLMALDLEQERADLLQELETTKSELKPKKIIKRLKVVESFIDSGNRPEWMILEVVPVIPPELRPLVPLDGGRFATSDLNDLYRRVINRNNRLKRLIELRAPDIIVRNEKRMLQEAVDALFDNGRRGRVITGANKRPLKSLSDMLKGKQGRFRQNLLGKRVDYSGRSVIVTGPELKLHQCGLPKKMALELFKPFIYARLDAKGLSMTLKQAKKWVEKERKEVWDILDEVIREHPVMLNRAPTLHRLGIQAFEPVLIEGKAIQLHPLVCSAFNADFDGDQMAVHVPLSLEAQLEARVLMMSTNNILSPANGKPIIVPSQDMVLGLYYLTMDRTGEPGEGMKFADMAEVHQALEVGAVTLHSKIEARVPQTDENGEQYMKRFETTPGRMLVGECLPKSHTVPFDVINKLLTKKEIGEVIDQVYRHTGQKDTVLFADAIMTLGFRNAFKAGISFGKDDMIIPDSKEGMVNETKELVADYEQQYQDGLITQQEKYNKVIDAWSRCGDQVANAMMEEIKAQPIDPETGRQAQINSIYMMSHSGARGSPAQMKQLAGMRGLMAKPSGEIIETPIISNFKEGLTVLEYFNSTHGARKGLADTALKTANSGYLTRRLVDVSQDCVVVIDDCGTERALEMRAIVQGGSVIASLAERILGRTMAEDILAKDGTVVASKGQLLDEAAVAAIEATGTQSARIRSPLVCEAEQGVCAKCYGRDLARGTPVNIGEAVGVIAAQSIGEPGTQLTMRTFHIGGAAQLNETSHLESICEGTVHYREIPTITDKRGRRLSLARNGEVVVMDTEGRERAMHRVPYGTVLLHEDGAKVAEGERLAEWDPFTLPIITETSGVVKYQDLIDTRTLTEQVDDATGMTSRVVTEDRSNRSKKKEDLRPRITLLDGDSGEAARYMLAPGATLSVEDGQMVEAGDILARASREAAKTRDITGGLPRVAELFEARKPKDNSVIAKVSGKIEFVRDYKAKRKIAIIPEEGEPIEYLIPKSRVIDVQEGDYVKKGDNLISGSPDPHDILEVLGVEALAEYLVAEIQEVYRLQGVKINDKHIETIVRQMLQKVEITDGGDTTLLAGEQVDYEEMNEYNAKLKPGQKPAEGKPVLLGITKASLQTRSFISAASFQETTRVLTQAAVEGKRDSLIGLKENVIVGRLIPAGTGAGMNRVRVAASSRDAALRASYRRMQEALIAADSAEQEHKAELMRDPADDLGDDPLAAVEGETHGTDADAGDYLIKGDESGTEDGEA, encoded by the coding sequence ATGAACGACCTGACCAAGTTCACGAACCAGATGGCGAAGCCCGAGACCTTCGATCAGATCCAGATCGGCCTCGCTTCCCCCGAGCGCATCCGCTCCTGGTCCTTCGGCGAGATCAAGAAGCCGGAAACCATCAACTACCGCACGTTCAAGCCCGAGCGTGACGGCCTGTTCTGTGCGCGCATCTTCGGCCCGGTGAAGGACTACGAGTGCCTTTGCGGCAAGTACAAGCGCATGAAGTACAAGGGCGTCGTGTGCGAAAAGTGCGGCGTCGAGGTTACCGTCACCAAGGTGCGCCGCGAGCGCATGGGCCACATCGAGCTCGCCGCTCCCGTCGCCCACATCTGGTTCCTCAAGTCGCTGCCCTCGCGCATCGGCCTGCTGCTCGACATGCAGCTCAAGCTGCTTGAGCGCGTCCTCTACTTCGAGAGCTACATCGTCATCGAGCCGGGCCTGACCCCGCTCGAGAAGTACCAGCTGCTCACCGAGGACGAACTGCTCGACGCGCAGGACGAGTATGGCGAAGACGCCTTCTCGGCCGGCATCGGCGCCGAGGCGGTGAAGCACATGCTCATGGCGCTCGACCTCGAGCAGGAGCGCGCGGACCTTCTCCAGGAGCTCGAGACGACCAAGTCGGAACTCAAGCCCAAGAAGATCATCAAGCGCCTCAAGGTCGTCGAATCGTTCATCGATTCGGGCAACCGCCCCGAGTGGATGATCCTCGAGGTCGTTCCGGTCATTCCGCCCGAACTGCGCCCGCTGGTGCCGCTCGACGGTGGCCGCTTCGCGACCTCGGACCTCAACGACCTCTACCGTCGTGTGATCAACCGCAACAACCGTCTCAAGCGCCTGATCGAGCTGCGCGCGCCCGACATCATCGTGCGCAACGAAAAGCGCATGCTGCAGGAAGCGGTCGACGCGCTGTTCGACAACGGTCGTCGTGGCCGCGTCATCACCGGCGCCAACAAGCGTCCCTTGAAGTCGCTGTCCGACATGCTCAAGGGCAAGCAGGGCCGCTTCCGCCAGAACCTTCTGGGCAAGCGCGTCGACTACTCGGGCCGTTCGGTCATCGTGACCGGTCCGGAACTCAAGCTGCACCAGTGCGGCCTGCCCAAGAAGATGGCGCTCGAGCTGTTCAAGCCGTTCATCTACGCCCGCCTCGATGCCAAGGGTCTCTCGATGACCCTCAAGCAGGCCAAGAAGTGGGTCGAGAAGGAGCGCAAGGAAGTCTGGGACATCCTCGACGAGGTGATCCGCGAACACCCGGTGATGCTCAACCGCGCACCGACGCTGCACCGTCTGGGCATCCAGGCCTTCGAGCCCGTCCTCATCGAGGGCAAGGCGATCCAGCTGCACCCGCTCGTCTGCTCGGCCTTCAACGCCGACTTCGACGGTGACCAGATGGCCGTCCACGTTCCGCTTTCGCTGGAAGCCCAGCTCGAAGCGCGCGTGCTGATGATGTCGACCAACAACATCCTCTCGCCTGCGAACGGCAAGCCGATCATCGTTCCCTCGCAGGACATGGTCCTGGGTCTCTACTACCTCACCATGGATCGCACCGGCGAGCCGGGCGAGGGCATGAAGTTCGCCGACATGGCCGAAGTGCACCAGGCCCTCGAGGTCGGTGCCGTGACGCTCCACTCGAAGATCGAGGCCCGCGTGCCGCAGACCGACGAGAACGGCGAGCAGTACATGAAGCGCTTCGAGACCACGCCGGGCCGCATGCTGGTGGGCGAATGCCTGCCCAAGAGCCACACCGTTCCCTTCGACGTCATCAACAAGCTGCTGACCAAGAAGGAAATCGGCGAGGTCATCGACCAGGTCTACCGTCACACCGGCCAAAAGGACACGGTGCTGTTCGCCGACGCCATCATGACGCTCGGCTTCCGCAACGCGTTCAAGGCGGGCATCTCGTTCGGCAAGGACGACATGATCATCCCCGACAGCAAGGAAGGGATGGTCAACGAGACCAAGGAACTGGTTGCCGACTACGAGCAGCAGTATCAGGACGGCCTGATCACCCAGCAGGAAAAGTACAACAAGGTCATCGACGCCTGGAGCCGTTGCGGCGACCAGGTTGCGAACGCCATGATGGAAGAGATCAAGGCCCAGCCGATCGACCCCGAGACCGGCCGTCAGGCGCAGATCAACTCGATCTACATGATGAGCCACTCGGGTGCGCGTGGTAGCCCGGCGCAGATGAAGCAGCTCGCCGGTATGCGCGGCCTCATGGCCAAGCCGTCGGGCGAGATCATCGAGACCCCGATCATCTCGAACTTCAAGGAAGGCCTCACCGTTCTCGAGTACTTCAACTCGACCCACGGTGCACGTAAGGGCCTCGCCGATACCGCGCTCAAGACCGCGAACTCGGGTTACCTGACGCGTCGTCTCGTCGACGTCTCGCAGGACTGCGTGGTCGTCATCGACGACTGCGGCACCGAGCGTGCTCTCGAGATGCGTGCTATCGTCCAGGGCGGTTCGGTGATCGCATCGCTCGCCGAGCGTATCCTGGGCCGTACCATGGCCGAGGACATCCTCGCCAAGGACGGCACCGTGGTCGCTTCGAAGGGCCAGCTGCTCGACGAGGCCGCCGTGGCCGCGATCGAGGCCACCGGCACCCAGTCGGCGCGCATCCGCTCGCCGCTGGTCTGCGAGGCCGAACAGGGCGTCTGCGCCAAGTGCTACGGTCGTGACCTTGCACGCGGTACCCCGGTCAACATCGGCGAGGCCGTCGGCGTTATCGCCGCACAGTCGATCGGTGAACCGGGCACTCAGCTGACCATGCGTACCTTCCACATTGGCGGTGCGGCACAGCTGAACGAGACCAGCCACCTGGAATCGATCTGCGAGGGTACCGTCCACTACCGCGAGATCCCGACGATCACCGACAAGCGCGGTCGTCGCCTCAGCCTCGCCCGCAACGGCGAAGTGGTGGTGATGGACACCGAAGGCCGCGAGCGCGCCATGCACCGCGTGCCTTACGGTACGGTGCTGCTGCACGAGGACGGGGCCAAGGTGGCCGAAGGCGAACGCCTGGCCGAGTGGGACCCGTTCACCCTGCCGATCATCACCGAAACCTCGGGTGTGGTTAAGTATCAGGACCTTATCGATACCCGCACGCTGACCGAGCAGGTCGACGATGCGACCGGCATGACCAGCCGTGTCGTCACCGAGGACCGTTCGAACCGCTCGAAGAAGAAGGAAGACCTGCGTCCGCGCATCACCCTTCTCGACGGCGACTCGGGCGAGGCCGCGCGCTACATGCTGGCGCCGGGCGCAACCCTCTCGGTGGAAGACGGCCAGATGGTCGAGGCCGGCGACATTCTCGCCCGTGCTTCGCGCGAAGCTGCCAAGACCCGCGACATCACCGGCGGTCTGCCGCGTGTTGCCGAGCTGTTCGAGGCCCGCAAGCCGAAGGACAACTCGGTCATCGCCAAGGTCTCGGGCAAGATCGAGTTCGTCCGCGACTACAAGGCCAAGCGCAAGATCGCGATCATCCCGGAAGAGGGTGAGCCGATCGAGTACCTGATCCCCAAGAGCCGCGTGATCGACGTCCAGGAAGGCGACTACGTCAAGAAGGGCGACAACCTGATCTCGGGTTCGCCCGACCCGCACGACATTCTGGAAGTCCTCGGTGTCGAGGCGCTTGCGGAATACCTCGTGGCGGAAATCCAGGAAGTCTACCGCTTGCAGGGCGTTAAGATCAACGACAAGCACATCGAGACGATCGTTCGCCAGATGCTGCAGAAGGTCGAGATCACCGACGGCGGCGACACCACGCTGCTCGCCGGCGAGCAGGTCGACTACGAGGAAATGAACGAGTACAATGCGAAGCTGAAGCCGGGCCAGAAGCCCGCCGAAGGCAAGCCGGTGCTGCTGGGCATCACCAAGGCCTCGCTGCAGACCCGTTCGTTCATCTCGGCCGCATCGTTCCAGGAGACCACCCGCGTGCTCACGCAGGCGGCGGTCGAGGGCAAGCGCGACTCGCTGATCGGCCTGAAGGAAAACGTCATCGTCGGCCGCCTCATCCCGGCGGGTACCGGTGCCGGCATGAACCGCGTCCGTGTCGCCGCCTCCAGCCGCGATGCCGCGCTGCGCGCTTCCTACCGTCGCATGCAGGAGGCTCTCATCGCCGCCGACAGCGCCGAGCAGGAGCACAAGGCCGAACTGATGCGCGATCCCGCCGATGACCTCGGCGACGATCCGCTGGCCGCGGTCGAGGGCGAGACCCACGGCACCGACGCCGACGCCGGCGACTACCTGATCAAGGGTGACGAGAGCGGCACCGAGGACGGCGAGGCCTGA
- the rpoB gene encoding DNA-directed RNA polymerase subunit beta: MATKPTDATQRSFKKRIRKIFGDAHEVVQMPNLIEVQRESYEQFLRSVPEIGYVSGLEKTLRSVFPIRDFAGTSELDFVHYELEEPKYDVTECRQRGITYAAPMKVTLRLIVFEVDAETETRSVLDIKEQDVYMGDMPLMTENGTFFINGTERVIVSQMHRSPGVLFDHDRGKTHSSGKYLFAARVIPYRGSWLDFEFDAKDIVNVRIDRKRKLPVTALLYALGLDSEQILDHFYETVTWKRGEGGWRLPYSAEAWRGAKPAFDIVDANSGEVVFPAGTKISPRAANKAGKDGLEALLIPTEEIYGRYIAEDMIDEATGRIYIEAGDEVTPENLEAIDAAGIDQLNLLDIDDANTGPWMRNTLKADKAENRDMGLEAIYKVMRPGEPPTKETAEALFSGLFFDPDRYDLSAVGRVKLNMRMGLDAEDTVTTLRTEDILAVVKELVNLKDGKGDIDDIDNLGNRRVRSVGELLENQYRVGLLRMERAVKERMSSVDVSTVMPNDLINAKPAVAAVREFFGSSQLSQFMDQTNPLSEVTHKRRVSALGPGGLTRERAGFEVRDVHPTHYGRICPIETPEGPNIGLINSLSTFARVNKYGFIETPYRKVVDGKVTKDVVYLSAMEEQKHTVAQASAALNDDGSFVEDLVSARQEGEFVMSPSDQVTLMDVSPKQLVSVAASLIPFLENDDANRALMGSNMQRQAVPLVRADAPYVGTGMEETVARDSGAAISALRAGIVDQVDATRIVVRAAGDIEPGKSGVDIYRLQKFERSNQSTCINQRPLVKVGETVEAGTIIADGPSTELGELALGRNVLVAFMPWNGYNYEDSILISERIVKDDVFTSIHIDEFEVMARDTKLGPEDITRDIPNVGEEALRNLDEAGIVYVGAEVHPGDILVGKITPKGESPMTPEEKLLRAIFGEKASDVRDTSLRLPPGVSGTIVDVRVFNRHGIEIDDRTRAIQNEEIERLAKDREDERAILNRATYNRLRDMLLGQVAASAPKGVKKGIDITEELLDEVEKHEWWKFAVADDHMQGQLEAVKGQYDESVKAIQEKFEDRKEKLERGDELAPGVLKMVKVFVAVKRKLQPGDKMAGRHGNKGIISRILPQEDMPFLEDGTPVDFVMNPLGVPSRMNVGQIFETHLGWAARGLGRMVSDALDSWKAANPDPVAGEPPEAVKETLRKIYGDNYAEDLDARSNEQLIELAENVRGGVPMGTPVFDGAVEADVAAMLELAGLDKSGQVTLMDGRTGEAFHRKVTVGYKYVLKLHHLVDDKIHARSIGPYSLVTQQPLGGKAQFGGQRFGEMEVWALQAYGAAYTLQEMLTVKSDDVVGRTKVYEAIVKGDDTFEAGIPESFNVLVKEMRSLGLNVELSSLDDNEDDDGVAIAAE; this comes from the coding sequence ATGGCCACCAAGCCCACCGATGCCACCCAGCGCTCCTTCAAGAAGCGCATCCGCAAGATCTTCGGCGACGCCCACGAAGTCGTCCAGATGCCGAACCTGATCGAGGTCCAGCGCGAGAGCTACGAACAGTTCCTGCGCTCGGTTCCCGAGATCGGCTACGTGTCGGGCCTCGAGAAGACCCTGCGCTCGGTGTTCCCGATCCGCGACTTCGCCGGCACCAGCGAGCTCGACTTCGTGCACTACGAGCTGGAAGAGCCCAAGTACGACGTGACCGAATGCCGCCAGCGCGGCATCACCTACGCGGCCCCGATGAAGGTGACGCTGCGGCTGATCGTGTTCGAGGTCGACGCCGAGACGGAAACCCGCTCGGTTCTCGATATCAAGGAGCAGGACGTCTACATGGGCGACATGCCGCTCATGACCGAGAACGGCACCTTCTTCATCAACGGCACCGAGCGCGTGATCGTCTCGCAGATGCACCGCTCGCCGGGCGTCCTGTTCGACCACGACCGTGGCAAGACCCACTCCTCGGGCAAGTACCTCTTCGCCGCGCGCGTGATCCCCTACCGCGGCTCCTGGCTCGACTTCGAGTTCGACGCCAAGGACATCGTCAACGTGCGTATCGACCGCAAGCGCAAGCTGCCGGTCACCGCACTGCTCTACGCGCTCGGCCTCGATTCCGAGCAGATCCTCGACCACTTCTACGAGACCGTCACCTGGAAGCGCGGTGAAGGCGGCTGGCGCCTGCCCTACTCCGCCGAGGCATGGCGCGGCGCCAAGCCCGCCTTCGACATCGTCGATGCCAACTCGGGCGAGGTCGTGTTCCCGGCCGGCACCAAGATCAGCCCGCGCGCGGCCAACAAGGCCGGCAAGGACGGCCTCGAGGCCCTGCTGATCCCGACCGAGGAAATCTACGGTCGCTACATCGCCGAGGACATGATCGACGAGGCTACCGGTCGCATCTACATCGAGGCTGGCGACGAAGTGACGCCCGAAAACCTCGAGGCGATCGACGCTGCGGGCATCGACCAGCTCAACCTGCTCGACATCGACGACGCCAACACCGGCCCGTGGATGCGCAACACGCTCAAGGCCGACAAGGCCGAGAACCGCGACATGGGCCTCGAGGCGATCTACAAGGTCATGCGCCCGGGCGAGCCGCCGACGAAGGAAACCGCCGAAGCGCTGTTCTCGGGCCTGTTCTTCGATCCCGACCGCTACGACCTCTCGGCCGTGGGCCGCGTCAAGCTCAACATGCGCATGGGCCTCGATGCCGAGGACACCGTCACCACGCTGCGCACCGAGGACATCCTCGCCGTGGTCAAGGAGCTGGTGAACCTCAAGGACGGCAAGGGCGACATCGACGACATCGACAACCTCGGCAACCGCCGTGTGCGTTCGGTCGGCGAGCTGCTCGAGAACCAGTACCGCGTCGGCCTGCTGCGCATGGAACGCGCCGTCAAGGAGCGCATGAGCTCGGTCGACGTCTCGACCGTGATGCCCAACGACCTCATCAACGCCAAGCCGGCCGTCGCCGCCGTGCGTGAGTTCTTCGGCTCCTCGCAGCTCTCGCAGTTCATGGACCAGACCAACCCGCTTTCGGAAGTCACCCACAAGCGCCGCGTCTCGGCGCTCGGGCCGGGTGGTCTCACCCGTGAGCGCGCCGGCTTCGAGGTCCGCGACGTTCACCCGACCCACTACGGTCGTATCTGCCCGATTGAGACGCCCGAAGGCCCGAACATCGGTCTGATCAACTCGCTCTCGACCTTCGCGCGCGTCAACAAGTACGGCTTCATCGAAACCCCGTACCGCAAGGTCGTCGACGGCAAGGTGACCAAGGACGTGGTCTACCTCTCCGCGATGGAAGAGCAGAAGCACACCGTCGCGCAGGCCTCGGCAGCGCTCAACGACGACGGCTCCTTCGTCGAGGACCTCGTCTCGGCCCGCCAGGAAGGCGAGTTCGTGATGAGCCCCTCGGACCAGGTCACGCTGATGGACGTTTCGCCCAAGCAGCTCGTCTCGGTCGCGGCCTCGCTCATTCCGTTCCTGGAAAACGACGACGCCAACCGCGCACTCATGGGCTCGAACATGCAGCGCCAGGCGGTGCCGCTGGTCCGTGCCGACGCCCCTTACGTGGGCACCGGCATGGAAGAGACCGTCGCGCGCGATTCGGGCGCCGCGATCTCGGCCCTGCGCGCCGGCATCGTCGACCAGGTCGACGCCACCCGTATCGTGGTGCGCGCCGCCGGTGACATCGAGCCGGGCAAGTCGGGCGTCGACATCTATCGTCTGCAGAAGTTCGAGCGTTCGAACCAGTCGACCTGCATCAACCAGCGTCCGCTGGTGAAGGTGGGCGAGACGGTCGAGGCCGGCACGATCATTGCCGACGGTCCCTCGACCGAACTGGGTGAACTGGCACTGGGCCGCAACGTGCTCGTCGCGTTCATGCCCTGGAACGGCTACAACTACGAGGACTCCATCCTCATCTCCGAGCGGATCGTGAAGGACGACGTCTTCACCTCGATCCACATCGACGAGTTCGAGGTCATGGCCCGCGACACCAAGCTGGGTCCGGAAGACATCACCCGCGACATTCCCAACGTCGGCGAGGAAGCCCTGCGCAACCTCGACGAGGCGGGCATCGTCTACGTGGGCGCAGAAGTGCACCCGGGTGACATCCTCGTCGGCAAGATCACGCCCAAGGGCGAGAGCCCGATGACGCCGGAAGAAAAGCTCCTGCGCGCCATCTTCGGCGAGAAGGCTTCCGACGTTCGCGACACCTCGCTGCGCCTGCCCCCGGGCGTCTCGGGCACGATCGTCGACGTTCGCGTCTTCAACCGCCACGGCATCGAGATCGACGACCGTACCCGCGCCATCCAGAACGAGGAAATCGAACGCCTCGCCAAGGACCGCGAGGACGAGCGCGCCATCCTCAACCGTGCGACCTACAACCGTCTTCGCGACATGCTGCTCGGCCAGGTTGCCGCTTCGGCCCCCAAGGGCGTGAAGAAGGGCATCGACATCACCGAGGAGCTGCTCGACGAGGTCGAGAAGCACGAGTGGTGGAAGTTCGCCGTCGCCGACGACCACATGCAGGGTCAGCTCGAGGCGGTGAAGGGCCAGTACGACGAGAGCGTCAAGGCGATCCAGGAGAAGTTCGAGGACCGCAAGGAGAAGCTCGAGCGCGGTGACGAACTGGCGCCCGGCGTGCTCAAGATGGTCAAGGTCTTCGTCGCGGTGAAGCGCAAGCTGCAGCCCGGCGACAAGATGGCCGGCCGTCACGGCAACAAGGGCATCATCAGCCGCATCCTGCCGCAGGAAGACATGCCCTTCCTCGAGGACGGCACGCCTGTCGACTTCGTGATGAACCCGCTCGGCGTGCCTTCGCGCATGAACGTGGGCCAGATCTTCGAGACGCACCTTGGCTGGGCGGCTCGCGGTCTTGGCCGCATGGTCAGCGATGCGCTCGACAGCTGGAAGGCTGCGAACCCCGACCCGGTCGCGGGCGAGCCGCCCGAGGCCGTCAAGGAAACGCTGCGCAAGATCTACGGCGACAACTACGCCGAGGATCTCGACGCCCGTTCGAACGAACAGCTCATCGAGCTCGCCGAGAACGTGCGCGGCGGCGTGCCGATGGGCACCCCGGTGTTCGACGGTGCGGTCGAGGCGGACGTTGCCGCCATGCTGGAGCTGGCCGGTCTCGACAAGTCGGGCCAGGTCACCCTCATGGACGGTCGTACCGGCGAGGCATTCCACCGCAAGGTGACCGTCGGCTACAAGTACGTGCTCAAGCTGCACCACCTTGTCGACGACAAGATCCACGCCCGTTCGATCGGCCCCTACTCGCTCGTCACCCAGCAGCCGCTGGGCGGTAAGGCGCAGTTCGGCGGCCAGCGCTTCGGTGAGATGGAGGTCTGGGCTCTCCAGGCCTACGGTGCGGCTTACACGCTGCAGGAAATGCTCACCGTCAAGTCGGACGACGTGGTCGGACGTACCAAGGTCTACGAGGCGATCGTCAAGGGCGACGACACCTTCGAGGCGGGCATCCCCGAGAGCTTCAACGTTCTCGTCAAGGAAATGCGCTCGCTGGGCCTCAACGTCGAACTGTCCTCGCTCGACGACAACGAGGACGACGACGGCGTGGCGATCGCGGCGGAATAA
- the rplL gene encoding 50S ribosomal protein L7/L12 gives MADIAKLVEELSQLTVLEAADLAKALEEAWGVSAAAAVAVAGPAAGGGEAAAAEEQTEFDVILTGDGGKKIQVIKEVRAITGLGLAEAKALVEGAPKPVKEGASKAEAEELKAKIEAAGGTVELK, from the coding sequence ATGGCCGATATCGCCAAGCTTGTTGAAGAACTGTCGCAGCTGACCGTCCTCGAGGCCGCTGACCTCGCCAAGGCTCTCGAAGAAGCATGGGGCGTTTCCGCCGCTGCTGCCGTCGCCGTTGCTGGCCCGGCTGCTGGTGGTGGCGAAGCCGCTGCTGCTGAAGAGCAGACCGAATTCGACGTGATCCTCACCGGCGACGGTGGCAAGAAGATCCAGGTCATCAAGGAAGTCCGCGCCATCACCGGTCTCGGCCTTGCTGAAGCCAAGGCTCTCGTCGAAGGCGCTCCGAAGCCCGTCAAGGAAGGCGCTTCGAAGGCTGAAGCCGAAGAGCTCAAGGCGAAGATCGAAGCAGCCGGCGGCACCGTCGAGCTCAAGTAA